In Nymphaea colorata isolate Beijing-Zhang1983 chromosome 3, ASM883128v2, whole genome shotgun sequence, a genomic segment contains:
- the LOC116249650 gene encoding uncharacterized protein LOC116249650 isoform X2 — MDSWLQKARSLAEEAAKRSQELTKEAAKLSQGIASETAKRSKEFAVEATKRADLIKAEALKLPDQIKTLADGITPQIPTLSPASAPPPDLEKYGITDELREFVKGLTISTFRDFPLEDEPQASDVPTVSNVRQDLTEWQARHATLVLSTVKEISHFRYELCPRHMKERCFWRIYFTLVQSHVAP; from the exons ATGGATTCCTGGTTGCAGAAGGCGAGGAGCCTGGCAGAGGAGGCCGCAAAGAGGTCACAGGAGCTGACTAAGGAGGCGGCGAAGCTATCTCAGGGCATCGCCTCGGAGACGGCTAAGCGATCGAAGGAATTTGCAGTGGAGGCCACCAAGCGCGCCGATCTGATCAAGGCCGAGGCCCTCAAGCTTCCCGATCAGATCAAGACCCTCGCTGACGGCATCACCCCTCAGATCCCCACCCTTTCGCCCGCCTCCGCTCCACCGCCGGACCTCGAGAAGTACGGCATCACCGATGAGCTCCGCGAGTTCGTTAAGGGCCTCACTATCAGCACCTTCCGTGATTTCCCGCTCGAAG ATGAACCACAAGCATCAGATGTACCCACCGTTTCCAATGTTAGACAGGATTTGACAGAATGGCAAGCAAGGCATGCTACTCTTGTGCTTTCTACTGTCAAG GAAATTTCTCATTTCAGATATGAGCTGTGTCCACGCCATATGAAAGAGAGATGCTTTTGGAGAATATATTTCACACTTGTACAAAGTCATGTTGCACCGTAA